The DNA region ggaaaaataacaatctaccccaaagaaatacaaaaaaatcatgagCTAATACTATAAACAATTCTATTCCTACacattggacaacctagaagaaatggacacgtTTTAggaacatacagcccaccaaaatggaatcaagaagaaatagataactttGAACATACTGATCACTAGacgtgaaatagaatctgtaatttaaaaaaacaaaaaaactccctgcaaacacaCGTCCAGGAGCAGATGACTTCACGGGAGAATCCtgccaaacatacaaagaaggacttacaccgatccttctcaaacgtGTCCAAAAGattaaagaggaggaaacagtCCCAAAGTCATtgtatgaagccaccatcactctgatacccaaaaccagacacatacaccaccaaaaaagaaaatcacaggccaatactgttgatgaatatagatgcaaaaatggtccacaaaatattagcaaaccgaatccaacaacacatcaaAAAGACCATACACCATAAGCAAGTTGGATTCAtgccagggtcacaaggatggctcaacatacacagatcaatcagtgtgatacaccacatcaacaaaagaaaagacaaacccacatgaccatctcaacagatgcagaaaaagcatctgataaaagTCAACACCCAATCACGATAAAAACTCCCACCAAAGTgagtacagagggaacatatctcaacgtaataaatgctatttatgacaaacccacagccaacataatactcaatggtgaaaagctgaaagtcttcctgctaaattctggaacaagacaaggatgcccactctcaccacttctgttcgacatagtattggaagtcctagccacagcaatcagacaagaaaaaagaaaaaggtattcaaattggaaggaaagaggtaaaattgtcattgcatgcagatggcatgatactccATATAGAAAACACTGAAGACTCCACACAacaactattagaactgataagtgaattcagcaaggtagcaggatacaagattaacatagggaaatctgttgcatttctttacactaacaatgaaataccaaaaagaaaatataaaatcaatttcttaaaattgcatcaaaaataaactacctaggagtaaacctgatgaaggaggtgaaaaacttatacactgagaactatgaaacactgataaaggaaattgaagatgatgcaaagaaatggaaagatatcccatgctcttggattggaagaattaatatatagttaaaatggccatactacccaaagcagcctacagatttaatgtgatcccatGTCAaactacccatgacatttttcacagaaatagaataaaaaaatcctaaaaatttatatggaaccacaaaagacccagaatggccaaagcaatcctgaggaaaaaaaaacaaagctgggggcataaccctcccagacttcagacaatactacaaagctacagtaatcaaaacagaatgatactgccacaaaaacagacatatggatcaatggaacagaacagagagcccagaaataaacccacacacctatggtccaTTAATCtccaacaaaggaggcaagaatattcaatggagaaaagacagtctcttcaataagttgtgctgggcaAACCGGACAGctccatataaaagaatgaaatagaacattctctaacaccatatacaaagataaactcaaaattgattaaacacctaaatgtaagactggatacgataaaactcctagaggaaaacataggcagaatactctttgacataaattgcagcaatattttttttttggatccgtctcctagagtaatggaaataaaaacagaaataaacaaatggggtctaattaaacttaaaagcttttgcacagcaaaggaaactataaacaaaatgaaaagacaacctacaactgagagaaaatatctgcaaacgatgGAATCAACAAgggattcatttccaaaatataaaaaacagctcatggagctcaatatcaaaaaaaaaaaacaaaaacaaaaaaactacccagtcaaaaaatggacagaaaacctaaatagacatttctccaaagaagacatacagatggccaccaggcacacgaaaagatgctcaacgtcactaactttagagaaatacaaatcaaaaccacagtgaggcaCCAGCTCGCTccattcagaatggccaccaAAGGGTCTACAAttaatacatgctggagagggtgtggagagaagggaacccgcctacactgctggtgggaatgtaaattggtgcagccactatggagaacagtatggagattcttttaaaaactaaaaatagagctaccatatgacccatcaatcccactccagggtatatatctggagaaaactcttatgaaaaaagatacatgcacctcaatgttcagaACAGCagtattcacaacagccaagacatggaagcagcctaaatgtccagtgacagaggaatggataaagaagctgtggtgtacatatacaatggagtattacccataaaaaatgaaataataccatttgcagcaacatggtcggacctagagattatcatactaagaaacagacaaatatcttatgatatcacttacatgtggaagctaaaatacgatacaaatgaacttatttacaaagcagaaagagactgacagacacagaaaacaaacttccaCAAAGtggaagaagggggagggataaattaggagcttggggttaacatatacacactactatatataaaataaacaacaaggacctactgtatagcacagggaactatattaatattttgtagtaacctataatggaaagcatctgaaaaagaatatatatatatatgtatagctgaagcactttgctgtacgcctaacacgacattgtaaatcaactgtactttaattaGAAGGGAGACAACATGTATTATTTAGGGAGGCAAAACTTTAGTCTtataaagagaggaaggaaaactcccatgTGATCCCTGCGGTCGTTACGCACCAGGTGAGGTGGGGCGTGCTGTCAGGTGGAAAGCGCAGGGGCTAGAGCACGGGGCACGTCCTTCCTGGCTCTCCCGTAGTGACTCACGTCTACTCCTCATTATTGGTAAGTGGTGCACTTTGCTCTGTGACCTCTCGTTATTTGCATACAGTTTAGTGAGGAGGGGATGAAGCAGGGTGGGGGAAGCCACACCCTACACTAGGGACCGAATTTATAACAAAATGGCCGTCGATCAGTCACAGCAAACACTTTACACACTAGCCTTGTGTTTTCCACACAACATGACCAGCTGCTGCCCAGGTGAGAAGCTGGGCCTCTGAACACTTGGCCCAACTCCAGACGACATGCAATGCAGCCCTGAGCATGTGACCATCCAGGCCTGGGCGAAGAGGGACGCTCTGAGCTCCAGCAGAAACAGGCACCCTGACATCCCCGCAGAGGACGGCTGCAGGTGTACAGTGACCGAGGGCACTGCAAGTGCCCCCAGGGGAAAGTATCACTGGAGGGGGCGCGGCCAGGGCAGGGGCGTCCATAGCCCACTCCCCCACTCTCTGCTCCTGTCCTCAGGCTGGACAGGGGCCTGTGTCCCCCCAGGGACCCCATCCATACCAGGTCCCCTAAAGGGACGGTAGGGACCAGCACTGGGTCACCCTGCTGCTGAGCCTCACGTGTCCCCACAGAAGTGTCCCCATAGCAATGTTCCATCCTTCACATACCAAGGGGACATGCAGTTGTGTGGAGTTTTAAAGGCAATGGATGATTTGCTCCCCTCATAAGCCTCAGGAAGACATTACTACTATCATCCATGTGTCCACTTGAGGAAGGTACATTCAGAGACCAGGCCGCAGGCTCCGAGTTACAGAGGGGAGAAGATCCAGACATGAGCCCAGCCTGCTGAGAGCAGAGACCCATCTTGCAAATACTACGCGTTTCctccttgtattagtttcctaggcctGCCGTAACATTTCCACAATATGAGGAGACTAAAACAACAGACATGTGTTGTCTTTCAATGCTGGACAAGAACTCCACAATGAGGGTGTTCCTTTGAAGGTTctgggggagaatccttcctgcctcttcctacTGACTGCTGGCCAAGGTACCTCCTCGTTTGTGGCAGTACAACTCCACGCTCTCCCCCAGCTCCACAGGGCTGACATCTCCTTGTGTATCTCTGTCGTCACCTGGCATTCCTCTCCATGTGCCTCTTCTCTTCATCAGATCAGAATGCCAAAATCACTGGGTGAGaagcccccaccccccatttcagTACGATCTTCTCTTCACTTGATGACTCGGCAAAGACCATTTCCagaaagtcacattcacaggatCTGGGGCTGATGATTTCAACACAGCAACTGAGGTGAAAAATAACAGCATCcgaaagaaaaatatagataggAATGAATTTATCAAAGGAGGCGCAATAGTTATACACTGTAGTTGTTTTTAATCTGATgaggaaaatttgaaaagacCTAAATTAATGGCAAGACATCCCAGGATCACAGCTTGGAAGATTTATGTTGTAAAGATGACAATACTCTCAAGGCAACCCCTATCAGAATCCCAAAGTCTATTTCTGCAGGAAAAAAGCCATTTCTCTGAACTCAAGGTAATTGCAAAAGacccacaatagccaagaaatcttgaaaaacaagaacaaggTTGGACACcacacacttcctgatttcaacaCTTACTACAAAGTtccagtaatcaaaactgtggtGCTGGCATGAGAACAGATATATCGATGCTTGGAATAAAGGTGAAGGCCAACATATAAACCCATATATAGGATCAGCTGATTTCTCACAAGGGTGCCACGACTATTCAATGGGGAaggaacagtctcttcaacaaatggacttgggaaaactggatatccacatgcagaagaatgaagctggacccttacgcacatcatatacaaaaattagctcaaaatggatcagtttaagagttaaaattataaatcccttagagaaaaacatgaagCAAATCATCATAATTTCGAACTTGACAATAGTTCCTTTGATATGACACTAAATGGACccgaacaaaagaaaaaaacagatgaacagaatttcatcaaaatttaaagtgTGTGCATCAAAAACCACTATCAAGAGtgtaaaagacaacctacaaaatttgaagaaatatttgcacatcATCTATCTAATCAGAGGACAGTCTCCTGATCTGTAAAGATACCTTTAACTCGACAACAAGAAatgaccatatttttaaaaaattgtcaaagGCGTGCATAGACGTTTCTAcacaaagaagagatacaaataGACAgctagcacatgaaaagatgttcaattcattagtcattaggaaaatgaaaacaaaaccacaatgagataccactcgaTACCATCTAGATTggccaaaatttgaaaaaaaatcaagtggtgttgaggatgtggagaaatctgaacaaacatacattgctgatgggaatgtgaaatggttctgccactgtggaaagcaactggaagttccttaaaaagtcaAACCAGAAATTTTACTCCTAGGTGGAGTTTCAATTATTCAAGGTTAATAAATTCTGAAGATCTGCTGTACCACTATGCGCCTATCACTTACAATATCATACTGTGCAGGGAAATGGGTAAGGAGTGTATATATCTCATGTTAAGTGCTCTTACCACGacgaaaacaagaaaagaaaaataattgcaaaaaagGTATGCAAAGAAACTTCTACGCAGTGTGTTCACAGAATTATTCAGAGTAGACACAAAGTGACAACAATCCAAAAGTCCATCActgataaacagataaacaacaacaacaacaaactgttTATTGTCTCCAAATGGGGTTTTACCCAAAGCACAGAGACACCGTCCACAGCATCAGATGAGGCTTACTGTCTGGGGGACAAGAGGTGGGGAGGCGCGGAAACGACTCAGAGGTCTGGATGCAGAGGAATGACCAGAGGTGCTGCTGTGGATAGAAACAaggaagtcagagagaggaagggtTTGGGAGAAACAAAACCGCGTTCCCAGTGCAGGAGGGAGGTGGTGGTTCCTCTGTGTGTCAGTGGACAGGATTAGAAGCATCTCCCCgagcctccttctcccctggcGTCATCCGTTCTGTGACAGACCCACCGGCTCCGCTAGACAAGCAAGGCAGACGGTGGAGGAGCCCTCAGTGCTTCCCCCGCTTCCACCTCACGTACGATGAACCCATCCCACAGCCCTGGCCCCGAGCCCCGCGAATCCAGGACCCTGGTCCAGCACCACCGTCAAGCTCGGCGGCAGACTCAGGAGGACTGGCTAGTGCAACCCAGCACCTCCTTCCCGGCTCTTCCACCCCAGGGCCTCACTCCCAGCTGAGGAATTCGATTCTCATGGCCCCAACCTGATCTACTGCAGGACCCTCCCCTAACAATAATTCTTCCGGGGCCTCCACCTGCCTTCAAGTAAATTCCAAGCATCTCCAGCTGACACTCCCTGAGGCTGATGCAGAAGGAGCTGACCTCTCAGGACCAGCAAAGCTAACTCCTACCTCAAAGCAAGCTCAGCCCACTTAACCACCGCCcctccccagacacacacacctgCGTTATCACCACACTTGTGTCTCCTCAAGGGGTCATCTTTGAGCCGATTATGAAAACCAGAGACCCCTTTCCAAACCACCTAGAAGTCTTCCTGATTCATCCCACTCAACTGCGAAGGTATTCTGTTGCAGGATTTGTGGAAGGGTTACATGAGGAAACCTCATAAACCACGGAGGTACTGATCCACTCCTCACCTAGTGGTCACACTGGTGCTGGGGCTGCATCACTCTTTATCACCGTCACAGCCCTGCTACAGTCCAGTCCCTGCAGAGTGGCGACCATCTCAGCACGGCTGTGTGTTCATACCTTCCTTTCCTGAAAGTTACCCTCCTGTCTTAAGGATAAAACCCAGGCACGCTTGCAGGGTGCACTAGACCCTGTGTGAGCAGGGCCCAGCACCCCCTGAACTCCAGCGCTCAGAAGAGCTCCCCCTCTTCCCGGCCCAGGGTGCCGGCCCCTCACCACTCCTGCGCTAACCTCTATCAGCCCGGGTCTCTCCTTCGCCAGAAGGTCCCCACGCTCCCATCACAAGGCTGCTGGGCTTCCACCTGTCACTGTGCCTcactgtttttctccttctggacaACTGAACGAAACTAGACCCAAATTATTTATTGTCTAAATATGTGTATTGTCTGCTGTCATCATCAGAGCTCCATGAGTCCAGGGCAAGAATCGGTCACCTTCACCAATGAATCTCATGTCTGGATATAGtaactgctcaataaacattGGAAGGAAGGAACACATTTTGCATCTTCAGCGACTCGGGAAAGGGAACGggcttctccaaggtcacacaggtcctatgaaaagcaaaatgagaactgGAACCAAGCAGTGCGCTGGGCGGTACCACGCACGTGTCTCTCGCTTCCACGGCGCTTGGACAGGACAgacccagggaagccccttcctccaGACTCTGACCACCCTCCCAGCTCTTCTCCAGTCACAACCTTGAACCACCCACTCAGCTCTCCTCGGCCTCCCGGACCAGCCCACACCATTTTCTGAGCTTAGCTCCGTACTGCCGACCAAGCATGAGCTCCCAGATTCGTCACCATTACTCCGCCGGGTGGAGGCCGCCGTCACCCGCCTGGTAACGCGCATCTGCCGCTCTCCCACACCTACCTGTCTCTGCGCTTCTCTTTCCACCCGACGCAGCGGCTCGCGAGGGCGTGAGACAGCGTTCCGCGAACTGGCCGAGGAGAAGCCGGAGGGCCCGAGCTCACCGGAAAAGGCAGAAGCAGCGCTGTGGCCGCGCCCGCTTCCAGGACGTGCCGAAGCCGTCCCAGGAGCAGTGGGTGAAGCCCAGGACGCCACGGAAGCCGCCCGGCTGACGGAGAAGAACCCGCACCAGGCCCCGTGGCTCCGCAGGCCCGGGGTTCTCCCCGCGCAGACCCCACCTCTGGACTTCCTGGAGCCACTTCCTGGAAGAGCAGGTGAAACTCATCCAGGAGATGGGCGACCACCTGACCAACCTCCGCAGGCTGCCCGGCCCCCAGGCTGCGCTGGGCGAGCGTCTCTCCCAAAGGCTCCGCCTCAAGCACCACTAGGAGCCCCCGGAGCCCAGCGGCCTGTGAGGAGCCCCTCTGGGGTCAGGGCTTCTTCCTGAAGCCTCTCTCTGCAGCCACTGGGCAGCTTGTTAACCACCCTGGAGCCCTCTCCAAGCCTTGGGCCAAAGGGAAACAGGAAAGCTTtctgcagcaaaaaaaaaaaaaaaaaaagataaccaacaaggacctactgtatagcacagggtactatattcaatatcttgtaataaattataatgaaaaaatgtttaaaggaatatttctatccaaaaaacaatatatatgtatatatgcatatatatatatcagaatcactttgctgtacacctgaaactagcacaatattgtaaatcaagtatacttcaataaaaaggaaaaaaattggaacCAACCCAATGTCCTTCAACAGGAGAATGAAAAAATGTACTATGGCATCACATTGTATCAGATATGTAGCAAAATAGGAAGACATGCGTGGGAATGataaacagaaaatgcaaaatctAATAACcttaggggagggagggaggaaaatggaTGGGGGGTACACAGAGGGCTTAGACTGCTTCTGTAAAGTTGTATAGTCTTCTAAGTTTATTAGTGAGGATAGGGAGCCATTTATATgattccaaataatttttgtatacagaaatggttcaaaataaaattaagaaaagactccctaggacttccctggtggcacagtggttaagaatccacctgccaatgcaggggacacatgttcaatccctggtccgggaagatcccacatgccgctgagcaactaagcccatgcgctacaaatactgagctcatgcaccacaactactgagcccacgcgcctagagcctgtgctccacaacaagagaagccaccacaatgagaagcccgcgcaccgcaacaaagagcagcccctgctcgccacaaccagagaaagcccacctgcggcaacaaagacccaatgcagccaaaagaaaaaagaaaaagaagaagaaaaaagactctCTAGGTTTATCAGTCAAGATACAATAGGTtctgctgcagtaacaaacaaccccaaagctCAGTGGCTTTAATCAaacaaatgataattttaaatgcTATATATCCAAGGAAGATGAGAATCAGGTTCTGGTCACTGTAGATACATACTCTGGAATTCAGGCTGATGGAAACTTCACTTCACCCAACAGATGCCCACGCACAGAACAGCCTGGATGGAAAGTGGTGAACCGCTTGCTGGCTCTCATCTTGTGCTGAAGTTGACACACATTGGTTTCACTTATAGTTCATTGGGCAAAGGGAATCACATGGCCACGTCTAACTGCAATGGAAAATGCAATCTTATCACGTTCCCATaaggaggagaaacagagaatTTAGGAATGACCTTCATGTTTAGCATCTCCTACCCTGCCCTTCCAAGAAAACAACTTAAGGTTGTTCCAAAGATCTTGCATATCTCTTTCTTATTAGGTTTTACAACCTTCTACAGTTTTGTACATGAGAAAATGCAGGCACAGTCCAGAGAAGTGTGTTGACCTCTCCAAGGTCAGGCAGCCAGGCCATGAAATTAACAGTTGGAGGGCTAAGACCTCAGCCCTGTCCTTGGTGCTGCCGAAAACCACCAGTCTTCGGGCTCTTTCCTCCAAAAGAGCatttcccggggcttccctggcggtccagtagttaaggctccgcacttccactgcagggggcacgagttcatccctggtcagggaactaagatgccgcatgCCATTGCgcgtggctgaaaaaaaaaagtgtttcccaAACGTCACACTACCTAAGGACTTCTGCAAATAAATCCCAGTACCACCAGTGTTGCTGTTTGCTGAATATCTTTCTGCAAACGGACTTTAAAAACCTTACATTCATAAACTTTGTCTCACTAGGTTATCACGAGCCATGCAGAGGAGGTGACCACAAAAACGTGTAACATGAAAACAGAACAAAGGTTATTCAATTCTGGTCAGTGTCAACTGACTGCCAGAGCTTACTCATACAGGTTAAAAAGAGAAATTCGAATTAGTTCGCAGCCACCCAGTGCCCCACGCAGGCTGTCTCCTGCGGGAACTGACAGGTTATTAGGAAGAAATTCATCACTTTCTCCCCGGGGAGGGGGCGACCCGGCTCCCGGGAAGCCCCGGCCGGTCCTCCAGTGCGCCTGCGCCGAGGCGCTGACGCCAGCCCAGGCCACGCCCCCTCCCGGAGCGACCACTGGcctcgggggcggggcctgggcacAAGATGGCCGCTGCGCGCCCGGAGCCCCCGAGTCCCAGCTCAGCGGCCCCGGAGCCGAGATCCCCGGAGCCTCCGGACCTGGTGCGGGCGAGgaaggggcctgggctgggggctcgAGGCGGCAGGAGGGCgcagggcgggggggggcggggccagggcgggGCTTAGGGCTGGGCGGGGAAGGTATTTAGGGCTCCGGCCCTGGGGGCGGTGCTTCTCGGGTTGGGCGAGGGGTGGGGCTTAGCACGGAGCCTATGAGggtggaggggcggggcctgcgtGGGGGTGGAGCCTGAGGAGGGGGTTGGGCGGAACATCTGAGCTGGTGATAGGTTCAGAGAGAGGAGTCCAGGGATGAAGTTTGTCTAATTAGGGGGCGGAGCCTTCAGAGGGCGGGGCCTCAGAAATTCTAAGGTGGAAAGTTGGGAAGGTGACCCTGAAAGACAAAGGTGTGGGGTTATGGTTGGGGCATGCACGTTGGGGTGGGCGGATGATTCTGCAAGGGTCTGAGTGATGCGTCCTGATGCCCAGGGGAGGATCTGGGGGGAGAAATGACTGCTCCAGGTGACTTTGGAACCCCATTCAGGATGGGAGAGTATCTGAGGACaaccattcattcaacagacatttactcAGCTCCTACTTGGGCTAGACAGATGGAGAGGTGAATGAGACACATAAACTGTATTCTTTTGCAGCTTGCAGTCGGGTAGGGAAGAGAGACAATAGACGAGACTTATTGTGTTACGTTCTATAAAAAAGAGTGAGCTGATAAGAGTTGGGGGGTAGGGGAGCTAAATTTAGACGAGAAAAGTCAGCTGTGTGCCGGCTTATATTTACACTAGGGTCAGAGAGAGACGCAGGAGCCAGATCATGATGGATAGTAGATGGCGCTTTTGGATTTTAAGAGCAGTTGTAGTCATGGGAGGGTTTTGAGTGGGAAAATGACTGCCGTCTGATTTCCGTTTTCCAAAAGGTCATTCGGGCTGCTTTGGGGAGGTGGGTTATAAGGGAGCAGGCGTAGGAACAGAGTCATTCAGAGGGTCAGGGGACTTGGCAAGAAACGATTGGCTTAATTGTaagtggggtggaggagagaaatGGCTGGATTTGTGATATATTTTGGACAGGAGGGGGAAGTCTTGGTGGTCATACGGCAGAATCTCAGAGGAAGGAGAGCCGAATCTAGAAATTAAGGGGCTCAGTATGTTACAGAGTGTGTTTTAGTAAGTGTGTTTAATAAGTGTGTTTAATAAGGCGTGTTGGGGAGGCCTTGAGGCAGAGTCCACAGGCTCCTtgtttctcccccccccccttcacCCAGGTCCTGGTGCCTGACGACAGCCGCCCGGCCACCCCCCCGAGTGACCTCATCGAGATCCAGGTGGTGAAGGTGACGGACACCACGCTGGTACCTGAGCCCCCGGAGCCAGGTTCTCTCCACTGTGCCTTGTGCCCAGCTGTCTTCCGGCTGGTCTCCGAGCTGCTGTTCCACGAACACGGCCACCTGGCGGGGGCTGAgggtggtgggcagggtggggaccCAAGCCGGTGTCATGTGTGTGGCCACAGCTGTCCAGGCCCCGCCAGCCTCCGTGCCCACTACAGCCTGCACACGGGGGAGCGGCCCTACCGCTGCCCGCTCTGCCCCCGGGCCTTCAAGGCCCTGGCACCTCTGCTGCGGCACCAGCACCGACATGGGGTGGAGCCGGGGACCTCTCAAAGGCCtccggaggcggcggcggctcAAGAACAGCGGCCCGGGGTGCCCCAGGAGAGGTCGGAGGTGGTGATGGCTGCGGCGGCCGCAGGCGCGGCGGTGGGGAAGCCT from Balaenoptera musculus isolate JJ_BM4_2016_0621 chromosome 19, mBalMus1.pri.v3, whole genome shotgun sequence includes:
- the ZNF784 gene encoding zinc finger protein 784, coding for MAAARPEPPSPSSAAPEPRSPEPPDLVLVPDDSRPATPPSDLIEIQVVKVTDTTLVPEPPEPGSLHCALCPAVFRLVSELLFHEHGHLAGAEGGGQGGDPSRCHVCGHSCPGPASLRAHYSLHTGERPYRCPLCPRAFKALAPLLRHQHRHGVEPGTSQRPPEAAAAQEQRPGVPQERSEVVMAAAAAGAAVGKPFACRFCAKPFRRSSDMRDHERVHTGERPYHCGVCGKGFTQSSVLSGHARIHTGERPFRCALCDRTFNNSSNFRKHQRTHFHGPGPGLGDSGSQLASGAEGSGSGCGAGNTLEEGRGETTKVKVEIDQ